The proteins below are encoded in one region of Podarcis raffonei isolate rPodRaf1 chromosome 6, rPodRaf1.pri, whole genome shotgun sequence:
- the LOC128415079 gene encoding 28S ribosomal protein S18a, mitochondrial-like, translating to MAASMSLLSGCRCLVSGFLWGDWADAPSHGLRQVVETTERNTTIIEGKVLEVEEAPTPPNPSGQCPICHWNLKHKYSYKDVLLLSQFITSEGRMLPRRVTGLCTEEHRKVEVCVKMAHQAGLLPNHKPKLPEGFVPKNKKPKFNRYLTRYSIKSVWPIWNKGHKWCKVPMPISYPILRDNVNYGSKP from the exons ATGGCTGCGTCCATGTCACTGCTCTCCGGCTGCAGGTGTCTGGTGTCTGGGTTCTTGTGGGGAGACTGGGCTGACGCCCCATCTCATGGTTTGAGGCAGGTTGTAGAAACTACTGAAAGAAACACAACTATTATTGAAGGTAAAGTGCTGGAAGTTGAGGAAGCCCCGACTCCTCCAAATCCTTCTGGCCAATGTCCTATCTGTCACTGGAACCTAAAGCACAAGTATTCTTACAAGGATGTTTTATTGCTCAGTCAATTCATAACCTCTGAGGGAAGGATGCTGCCCAGGAGAGTTACAGGCCTCTGTACGGAAGAGCACAGAAAGGTTGAAGTGTGTGTGAAAATGGCTCATCAAGCAGGTTTGCTGCCAAATCATAAACCTAAACTTCCTGAAGGTTTTGTTCCAAAAAACAAGAAACCAAAGTTCAACAG GTATCTTACCCGATACTCTATCAAATCTGTGTGGCCCATTTGGAACAAGGGCCACAAGTGGTGCAAGGTTCCCATGCCTATATCGTACCCTATACTCCGTGATAATGTTAATTATGGGTCAAAGCCATAA